Proteins encoded by one window of Arachis hypogaea cultivar Tifrunner chromosome 1, arahy.Tifrunner.gnm2.J5K5, whole genome shotgun sequence:
- the LOC112802958 gene encoding lipid transfer protein EARLI 1 has translation MASNKASSSIALFVTLNVLFFALVSGCGNKCNSPGSNPNPNPNPSPSSGGSCPRDALKLGVCANVLNGLLNVTLGQPPVTPCCSLLNGLVDLEAAACLCTALRANILGINLNLPISLSLLLNVCSRKVPHGFQCN, from the coding sequence ATGGCTTCCAACAAAGCTAGTTCCTCCATTGCTCTTTTTGTCACACTCAATGTTCTCTTCTTTGCCCTTGTCTCCGGATGTGGAAACAAATGCAATAGTCCTGGTTCCAATCCaaatcctaaccctaaccctagtcCTTCCAGTGGCGGATCATGCCCACGTGACGCGCTCAAACTAGGCGTGTGCGCCAACGTGCTCAACGGTTTGTTGAATGTGACTTTGGGACAGCCACCAGTTACCCCTTGCTGCTCCCTCCTCAACGGCCTCGTTGACCTTGAAGCCGCCGCGTGCCTCTGCACCGCTCTTAGGGCAAATATTTTGGGCATCAATCTCAACCTTCCCATCTCACTTAGCTTGCTCCTTAATGTTTGCTCAAGGAAAGTGCCACATGGCTTCCAATGCAACTAA
- the LOC112802969 gene encoding putative lipid-binding protein AIR1B: MASKTTSLALFLTLNILFFALVSANNAPCPPPPKHNKHHHKGGSGGSGGSGSTPSTPSGGRGTAACPRDALKLGVCANVLNGLLNVTLGQPPVAPCCSLLNGLVDLEAAACLCTALKANVLGLNLNLPISLSLLLNVCSRKVPHGFQCN, from the coding sequence ATGGCTTCCAAAACCACTTCCCTTGCTCTTTTCCTCACACTCAACATCCTCTTCTTTGCACTTGTTTCCGCTAACAATGCACCATGCCCTCCTCCACCAAAGCACAATAAGCACCACCACAAGGGTGGATCGGGTGGATCTGGTGGATCCGGATCCACTCCATCCACACCTTCCGGCGGGCGTGGCACTGCAGCCTGCCCACGTGACGCACTCAAACTTGGCGTGTGCGCCAACGTGCTCAACGGTCTTCTGAATGTGACTTTGGGGCAGCCACCGGTGGCCCCTTGCTGCTCCCTCCTTAACGGCCTCGTCGACCTTGAAGCCGCCGCGTGCCTCTGCACCGCCCTTAAAGCAAATGTTTTGGGCCTGAACCTCAACCTTCCCATCTCCCTTAGCTTGCTCCTCAATGTTTGCTCAAGGAAAGTGCCACATGGCTTCCAATGCAACTAA